Proteins encoded by one window of Streptacidiphilus sp. PB12-B1b:
- a CDS encoding SDR family NAD(P)-dependent oxidoreductase, protein MDQGLQGKRVLITGGTRGIGRAATLAFARAGARVVVVSRTAGEDADALALELKEIGADHLLLQADVTDGAQVATLATQVGRQLGGLDVLVNNVGVDGQVWFGELAETEWHRVLDHNVTSAYLVTQAVLDLLVDGASVVNVGSSVATRGRVRGVHYTASKAALIGLTRALCKELGPRSIRVNTVAPGLTETEPGAGLPPEAVQRIVGMTALGRICQPEDVAGAVLFLAGDTSRYVSGITLNVDGGV, encoded by the coding sequence ATGGACCAGGGACTGCAGGGCAAGCGGGTGCTGATCACGGGCGGGACCCGAGGTATCGGGCGGGCCGCGACGCTCGCCTTCGCGCGTGCGGGGGCCCGCGTCGTGGTGGTCTCCCGCACGGCGGGGGAGGACGCCGACGCGCTCGCCCTGGAGCTGAAGGAGATCGGCGCGGACCACCTGCTGCTGCAGGCCGACGTCACCGACGGGGCGCAGGTCGCCACCCTGGCGACGCAGGTCGGTCGGCAGCTCGGCGGCCTGGACGTGCTGGTGAACAACGTCGGGGTGGACGGCCAGGTGTGGTTCGGCGAGCTGGCCGAGACCGAGTGGCACCGGGTGCTCGACCACAACGTCACCTCCGCCTACCTGGTGACCCAGGCCGTGCTGGACCTGCTGGTGGACGGCGCCTCGGTGGTCAACGTGGGCTCGTCGGTGGCGACCAGGGGCCGCGTCCGCGGCGTGCACTACACGGCCTCCAAGGCCGCCCTGATCGGCCTCACCCGGGCGCTGTGCAAGGAGCTCGGCCCCCGCTCCATCCGGGTCAACACGGTCGCGCCGGGGCTCACCGAGACCGAGCCCGGCGCCGGACTGCCGCCCGAGGCGGTGCAGCGCATCGTCGGCATGACCGCGCTGGGCCGGATCTGCCAGCCGGAGGACGTCGCCGGCGCCGTGCTCTTCCTCGCCGGTGACACCTCGCGCTACGTCAGCGGCATCACCCTCAACGTCGACGGCGGCGTCTGA
- a CDS encoding antibiotic biosynthesis monooxygenase, with protein MVYQRARDQAELSAIQEAYHLVSKRMEGVPGLLGNELLRSAHDPSGLVVMSRWSDLAAFQAWEQGSEHRADTAPLRPYQDTRMEIPFGVYEVDAAY; from the coding sequence ATGGTGTACCAGCGGGCCCGTGACCAGGCCGAGCTGTCCGCCATCCAGGAGGCCTACCACCTGGTCAGCAAGCGGATGGAGGGGGTGCCCGGGCTCCTCGGCAACGAACTGCTGCGCTCGGCCCACGATCCGTCCGGCCTGGTCGTGATGAGCCGCTGGAGCGACCTGGCGGCGTTCCAGGCCTGGGAGCAGGGCTCCGAGCACCGGGCGGACACCGCCCCGCTGCGGCCGTACCAGGACACCCGGATGGAGATCCCGTTCGGCGTGTACGAGGTCGACGCCGCGTACTGA
- a CDS encoding antibiotic biosynthesis monooxygenase has product MPDGTFRVLLQMRIKPGMSEGFEQEWRDGTEAVTGHPANLGQRLARSTSDENDYFIISDWLDEEGFRAFEDSGAHVAHRERLHAYRASATFATMRIVAEVEGAGAAVRQGASADAG; this is encoded by the coding sequence ATGCCGGACGGAACCTTCCGGGTCCTGCTGCAGATGCGGATCAAGCCGGGGATGTCCGAGGGCTTCGAGCAGGAGTGGCGGGACGGCACCGAGGCGGTCACCGGGCACCCCGCCAACCTGGGCCAGCGGCTGGCCCGCAGCACCTCGGACGAGAACGACTACTTCATCATCAGCGACTGGCTGGACGAGGAGGGCTTCCGGGCCTTCGAGGACAGCGGCGCCCATGTCGCGCACCGGGAACGGCTGCACGCCTACCGGGCCTCGGCCACGTTCGCCACCATGCGGATCGTGGCCGAGGTGGAGGGAGCGGGCGCGGCGGTCAGGCAGGGGGCGTCCGCCGATGCCGGCTGA
- a CDS encoding SDR family NAD(P)-dependent oxidoreductase, with amino-acid sequence MDLELGGKTALVTGGTRGVGRGIVLALARAGVDVATCYKQDGEAVESLERELKEIGGDHHVIKADLADPAQIEALLTEVGSHYGHLDVLVNNAGTISHIPYAQLPLAEWQRIINTNLTAAHLVIQGALPLLHEGSSVVSIGSKSAEVGIPLRAHYTATKSALIGLTRSVAKELGSQGVRINVVALGVIETEALHALPEEQRTLMLKRYSDKTALGRLGLPDEVAGAILWLASDLSRYVTGATIAVDGGIS; translated from the coding sequence ATGGATCTCGAACTCGGCGGAAAGACGGCACTGGTCACCGGCGGCACCAGGGGTGTCGGGCGGGGCATCGTGCTCGCGCTGGCCCGGGCCGGCGTCGACGTCGCCACCTGCTACAAGCAGGACGGGGAGGCGGTCGAGTCGCTGGAACGCGAGCTGAAGGAGATCGGCGGCGACCACCACGTGATCAAGGCCGACCTGGCCGACCCCGCCCAGATCGAGGCCCTGCTGACCGAGGTGGGCAGCCACTACGGCCACCTGGACGTGCTGGTCAACAACGCGGGCACGATCAGCCACATCCCGTACGCGCAGCTCCCGCTGGCGGAGTGGCAGCGGATCATCAACACCAACCTCACCGCCGCCCACCTGGTGATCCAGGGCGCGCTGCCGCTGCTGCACGAGGGCTCCTCGGTGGTCAGCATCGGCTCCAAGTCGGCCGAGGTCGGCATCCCGCTGCGGGCCCACTACACGGCGACCAAGTCCGCGCTGATCGGCCTGACCCGCTCGGTCGCCAAGGAGCTGGGCTCGCAGGGCGTCCGGATCAACGTGGTGGCCCTCGGCGTGATAGAGACGGAGGCGCTGCACGCCCTGCCCGAGGAGCAGCGCACGCTCATGCTGAAGCGCTACAGCGACAAGACCGCCCTGGGCCGGCTCGGCCTGCCCGACGAGGTCGCGGGCGCCATTCTGTGGCTGGCCAGCGACCTGTCCCGGTACGTCACCGGCGCCACCATCGCGGTCGACGGGGGGATCTCCTGA
- a CDS encoding anthrone oxygenase family protein produces the protein MLTLLTPLVLLLNGLAAGVQLGTLLGGWPLLAALPADRYVHAHAFFATRYDPTMPLCLLGTVLGDGALAATTRDGWASALFAAAALLALATVVISLTQNVPVNKWVQTLDPDDLPSDFAAQDRRLHWGRWNHRRSVLTIVALLANCAALAVLL, from the coding sequence GTGCTCACTCTGCTCACCCCGCTGGTGCTGCTGCTCAACGGGCTCGCCGCCGGTGTCCAACTCGGCACCCTGCTCGGCGGGTGGCCGCTGCTGGCCGCCCTGCCGGCGGACCGCTACGTGCACGCGCACGCCTTCTTCGCCACCCGCTACGACCCGACGATGCCGCTGTGCCTGCTCGGCACCGTGCTCGGGGACGGGGCGCTGGCCGCCACCACCCGGGACGGCTGGGCCTCGGCCCTGTTCGCCGCGGCGGCGCTGCTGGCGCTGGCCACGGTCGTCATCTCGCTCACCCAGAACGTGCCGGTCAACAAGTGGGTCCAGACCCTCGACCCGGACGACCTGCCGTCGGACTTCGCCGCCCAGGACCGCCGGCTGCACTGGGGCCGGTGGAACCACCGGCGCAGCGTGCTCACCATCGTCGCCCTGCTCGCCAACTGCGCGGCGCTCGCCGTGCTGCTCTGA
- a CDS encoding SRPBCC family protein has product MAGHTDNEIVIEAPLDFVWSTTNDLESWPQLFSEYAAVEVLERSGPTVRFRLTMHPDEQGQVWSWVSERTPDPQTHTVRAHRVETGPFEFMDIFWEYTEVPGGVRMRWVQDFHMKPQAPVDDDGMTAHLNRNTVIQMELIKKKVEAAARSQAARG; this is encoded by the coding sequence ATGGCCGGGCACACAGACAACGAGATCGTGATCGAGGCACCCCTGGACTTCGTCTGGTCGACGACCAACGACCTCGAGTCCTGGCCGCAGCTGTTCAGCGAGTACGCCGCGGTGGAGGTGCTGGAGCGGAGCGGCCCCACCGTGCGGTTCCGGCTCACCATGCACCCGGACGAGCAGGGCCAGGTGTGGAGCTGGGTGTCCGAGCGCACCCCCGACCCGCAGACGCACACGGTGCGGGCGCACCGGGTGGAGACCGGGCCGTTCGAGTTCATGGACATCTTCTGGGAGTACACCGAGGTCCCCGGGGGCGTCCGGATGCGCTGGGTGCAGGACTTCCACATGAAGCCCCAGGCGCCGGTCGACGACGACGGGATGACCGCGCACCTCAACCGCAACACGGTGATCCAGATGGAGCTGATCAAGAAGAAGGTCGAGGCGGCCGCCCGCTCCCAGGCCGCCCGCGGCTGA
- a CDS encoding ketosynthase chain-length factor → MGSPPKGRPRGPLITGLGVVAPTGIGAEEHWAAVLAGKSGIGRISHFDASGYPVRLAGEVPGFVGRERVPSRLVSQTDRWTHLALAATEAALADAAVDPRELPEYEMAVVTSSSSGGTEFGQHEMENLYQHAPSWVGAYQSIAWFYAATTGQVSIRHGMRGPCGVVCSEQAGGLDAVGQSRRLLRRGARLAVTGGTDASLCPYGFTAQLSTGKLSTVADPSRAYLPFDADASGYLPGEGGAILILESADSAEQRGAGAGYARVLGYAAGFDPLPGSSRPPALRRTVELALADAGLAPEDVDVVFADASGVPEEDAAEADAIRRVFGAGKVPVTAPKTLTGRLYGGGAALDVATAALALRDGIVPHTVGPVSPVPGYGLDLVLGEPRSARLRTALVLARGRGGFNAALLLGSTASSHQTV, encoded by the coding sequence ATGGGAAGCCCGCCGAAAGGCCGCCCGCGCGGTCCGCTGATCACCGGACTCGGGGTGGTCGCGCCCACCGGCATCGGAGCCGAGGAGCACTGGGCCGCCGTGCTCGCCGGCAAGTCCGGGATCGGCCGGATCAGCCACTTCGACGCCTCCGGCTACCCGGTCCGGCTGGCGGGGGAGGTCCCGGGCTTCGTCGGCCGGGAGCGGGTGCCCAGCCGGCTGGTCTCGCAGACCGACCGCTGGACGCACCTGGCCCTGGCGGCCACCGAGGCCGCCCTGGCCGACGCCGCGGTCGACCCCCGCGAGCTGCCCGAGTACGAGATGGCTGTGGTGACCTCCTCCTCCTCGGGCGGGACGGAGTTCGGCCAGCACGAGATGGAGAACCTCTACCAGCACGCGCCGTCCTGGGTGGGGGCCTACCAGTCCATCGCCTGGTTCTACGCCGCGACCACCGGGCAGGTCTCGATCCGGCACGGGATGCGCGGCCCCTGCGGCGTGGTCTGCTCGGAGCAGGCGGGCGGGCTGGACGCCGTCGGCCAGAGCCGGCGGCTGCTGCGGCGCGGCGCCCGGCTGGCGGTCACCGGCGGCACCGACGCCTCGCTTTGCCCGTACGGCTTCACCGCCCAGCTCAGCACCGGGAAGCTGTCCACGGTGGCCGACCCGTCCCGCGCCTACCTGCCGTTCGACGCCGACGCCTCGGGATACCTGCCGGGCGAGGGCGGCGCGATCCTGATCCTGGAGAGCGCGGACTCCGCCGAGCAGCGCGGCGCGGGGGCCGGCTACGCCCGGGTCCTGGGCTACGCGGCGGGGTTCGACCCGCTGCCCGGCTCCTCGCGGCCCCCGGCGCTGCGCCGGACCGTGGAACTGGCCCTGGCCGACGCCGGCCTGGCGCCGGAGGACGTCGACGTGGTCTTCGCCGACGCGTCCGGCGTGCCGGAGGAGGACGCCGCGGAGGCGGACGCGATCCGCCGGGTCTTCGGCGCCGGGAAGGTGCCGGTGACCGCGCCCAAGACGCTGACCGGCCGCCTCTACGGCGGCGGCGCCGCCCTGGACGTGGCGACCGCGGCGCTGGCCCTGCGCGACGGGATCGTCCCGCACACCGTCGGACCGGTCTCCCCGGTCCCCGGCTACGGCCTGGACCTGGTGCTCGGCGAGCCCAGGTCGGCGCGGCTGCGCACCGCCCTGGTGCTGGCCCGGGGCCGCGGCGGCTTCAACGCGGCGCTGCTGCTCGGCAGCACCGCTTCGTCCCACCAGACCGTTTGA
- a CDS encoding beta-ketoacyl synthase, with protein MSRRAVITGIGAVAPGGVGREAMWDLLSNGRTATRRITLFDPAPFRSQVAAEVDFDPLAAGLTTRQVRRMDRAAQFAVVSAREAVADSGIGLADTPPERVAVSIGSAVGCTMGLEQEYVVLSDGGKDWLVDHSYGVPHLYGYMVPSTLAVEVAQDVGAEGPVALISTGCTSGLDAIGHAVQLIEEGSADLVLAGATDAPLSPITAACFDAIRATTPNRTDPEHASRPFDRDRDGFVLGEGAAVLVLEEKEAAERRGARIYAEIVGFAGRSNAFHMTGLKPEGKEMAEAIRVALDQARLDPTAVGYINAHGSGTKQNDRHETAAFKRSLGDHAYQVPVSSIKSMVGHSLGAIGSIEVATCALALDRQVVPPTANLHTADPECDLDYVPVTARDHRMDVVLSVGSGFGGFQSAMLLARPGVVPYERS; from the coding sequence GTGAGCCGCCGTGCCGTGATCACCGGGATCGGTGCGGTGGCGCCCGGCGGCGTGGGCCGGGAGGCGATGTGGGACCTGCTCTCCAACGGCCGCACCGCGACCCGGCGGATCACCCTCTTCGACCCGGCCCCGTTCCGCTCCCAGGTGGCGGCCGAGGTGGACTTCGACCCGCTCGCAGCAGGTCTGACCACCCGTCAGGTGCGGCGGATGGACCGGGCCGCGCAGTTCGCGGTGGTCTCCGCCCGGGAGGCCGTGGCCGACAGCGGGATCGGCCTGGCCGACACCCCGCCCGAGCGGGTCGCGGTCTCCATCGGCAGCGCCGTCGGCTGCACCATGGGCCTCGAGCAGGAGTACGTGGTCCTCAGCGACGGCGGCAAGGACTGGCTGGTCGACCACAGCTACGGGGTGCCGCACCTGTACGGCTACATGGTGCCGAGCACGCTCGCGGTCGAGGTCGCCCAGGACGTCGGCGCCGAAGGCCCGGTGGCCCTGATCTCCACCGGCTGCACCTCGGGCCTGGACGCCATCGGCCACGCGGTGCAGCTGATCGAGGAGGGCAGCGCGGACCTGGTGCTGGCCGGCGCCACCGACGCCCCGCTGTCCCCGATCACCGCGGCCTGCTTCGACGCCATCCGGGCCACCACCCCCAACCGCACCGACCCCGAGCACGCCTCGCGGCCCTTCGACCGCGACCGCGACGGCTTCGTCCTCGGCGAGGGTGCCGCGGTGCTGGTGCTGGAGGAGAAGGAGGCGGCGGAGCGGCGCGGCGCGCGGATCTACGCGGAGATCGTCGGCTTCGCGGGGCGCAGCAACGCCTTCCACATGACCGGGCTCAAGCCCGAGGGCAAGGAGATGGCCGAGGCGATCCGGGTGGCCCTGGACCAGGCCCGGCTGGACCCGACCGCGGTCGGCTACATCAACGCCCACGGCTCGGGCACCAAGCAGAACGACCGGCACGAGACCGCCGCCTTCAAGCGCAGCCTGGGCGACCACGCCTACCAGGTGCCGGTCAGCTCGATCAAGTCGATGGTCGGCCACTCGCTGGGGGCGATCGGGTCGATCGAGGTGGCGACCTGCGCCCTCGCGCTCGACCGCCAGGTGGTCCCGCCGACCGCGAACCTGCACACCGCGGACCCGGAGTGCGACCTGGACTACGTGCCCGTCACCGCCAGGGACCACCGGATGGACGTGGTCCTGAGCGTCGGCAGCGGGTTCGGCGGGTTCCAGAGCGCGATGCTGCTGGCCCGCCCCGGCGTCGTCCCGTACGAGAGGAGCTGA
- a CDS encoding cupin domain-containing protein — protein sequence MTGKKALRVSADEVRPNRRRGGDIRVTLSPATAGSTSGFGGVLYLDRAEHVTEHYHPYSEEFIHVVAGELEMTLDGDETVKLGPGDSLLVPIGVRHRLVNVGDVQAYCAFHLSPLAPRPELGHVDTEEPLIPGGPNPHVGGAP from the coding sequence ATGACCGGCAAGAAGGCTCTCAGGGTTTCGGCGGACGAAGTACGCCCCAACCGCAGGCGCGGAGGTGACATCCGGGTCACCCTCAGTCCGGCCACGGCCGGCTCCACCTCCGGCTTCGGCGGAGTGCTCTACCTGGACCGCGCGGAACATGTGACGGAGCACTACCACCCCTACTCCGAGGAGTTCATCCACGTGGTGGCGGGTGAGCTGGAGATGACCCTGGACGGGGACGAGACGGTCAAGCTGGGCCCCGGCGACTCGCTGCTGGTGCCGATCGGGGTACGCCACCGGCTGGTGAACGTGGGTGACGTGCAGGCGTACTGCGCCTTCCACCTCTCGCCGCTGGCGCCCCGCCCCGAGCTGGGGCACGTCGACACCGAGGAGCCGCTGATCCCCGGAGGGCCCAACCCGCACGTGGGCGGTGCCCCGTGA
- a CDS encoding DUF1772 domain-containing protein has protein sequence MIDVLTVAASLGSGITAGVLFAVALSVLPALFAMPTGTYIYAHKLLGRNWDPVMPVIVLSTTALDLALAFTHPGAGARWLYAGAAVVMLSVSAVSHLCNVPINRRVKAVDDPGRIPADWEDPRPLWRRWHLLRTGLSVAALLLCSTAAALH, from the coding sequence GTGATCGACGTACTGACCGTCGCCGCCTCGCTCGGCAGCGGGATCACCGCCGGAGTGCTGTTCGCCGTCGCGCTGAGCGTGCTGCCCGCGCTCTTTGCGATGCCGACCGGGACGTACATCTACGCGCACAAGCTGCTGGGCCGGAACTGGGATCCGGTGATGCCCGTGATCGTGCTGAGCACCACGGCGCTGGACCTGGCGCTGGCCTTCACCCACCCCGGAGCCGGGGCGCGGTGGCTCTACGCGGGGGCCGCCGTGGTGATGCTGTCGGTGTCCGCGGTGTCGCACCTGTGCAACGTGCCCATCAACCGGCGGGTCAAGGCGGTGGACGACCCCGGGCGGATCCCCGCCGACTGGGAGGATCCGCGGCCGCTGTGGCGCCGCTGGCACCTGCTGCGCACCGGCCTGTCCGTGGCGGCCCTGCTGCTGTGCAGCACCGCCGCGGCCCTGCACTGA
- a CDS encoding SchA/CurD-like domain-containing protein, with product MPYAAITYRVKPGHEEEIAQIFGGFQRVDTPALPGADGEQAGRLLGTGVFIKDDILVRVIHYEGEFAAVGRHMAAQKGVHLLEEKLAPYLAEQRDTSSPQGFAAYFRDATMRSIAQLSVETHPAAQG from the coding sequence ATGCCGTACGCAGCGATCACCTATCGGGTCAAGCCCGGCCACGAGGAGGAAATCGCCCAGATCTTCGGCGGTTTCCAGCGCGTCGACACCCCGGCGCTGCCCGGCGCCGACGGCGAGCAGGCCGGACGCCTGCTCGGGACCGGCGTGTTCATCAAGGACGACATCCTGGTCCGCGTCATCCACTACGAGGGCGAATTCGCCGCCGTGGGCCGCCACATGGCCGCCCAGAAGGGGGTGCACCTGCTGGAGGAGAAGCTCGCGCCCTACCTCGCCGAGCAGCGGGACACCTCCAGCCCGCAGGGCTTCGCCGCCTACTTCCGCGACGCCACCATGCGGTCCATCGCCCAGCTCAGCGTGGAGACCCACCCGGCGGCGCAGGGCTGA
- a CDS encoding acyl carrier protein: MSEFTLLELTARLRECAGDAEEGVDLDGDVLDTPFIELGYDSLALLQVTGVIKRELGIELSDDAVVEAETPRLLLDMINASSTLAA, encoded by the coding sequence ATGAGCGAATTCACGTTGCTGGAGCTGACCGCGAGACTGCGCGAGTGTGCCGGGGACGCCGAGGAGGGGGTGGACCTGGACGGGGACGTCCTGGACACCCCGTTCATCGAACTCGGCTATGACTCCCTGGCGTTGCTCCAGGTGACCGGAGTGATCAAGCGGGAGCTCGGCATCGAGCTGTCCGACGACGCCGTGGTCGAGGCGGAGACCCCCCGGCTGCTGCTCGACATGATCAACGCGAGTTCCACCCTGGCCGCCTGA
- a CDS encoding thioesterase II family protein, with the protein MSATSGYLAVQPRPAASLRLFCFHHAGAGASCYARWGQRLGLDVSVVPVRLPGREVRLREPRHTSGERLLRDLEQHLGPLLDEPYAFYGHSLGALVAYSFALRHAGNGGRAPELVAVGACSAPHLGMPLLEDSEMSDAELLAVLHETGGIAEQMLQRPAWLQLTIDIMRDDLLLARSLRAAAGEQLPCPLLAVAGRDDLLVSPDAVRAWNSYTRAGFRMRTLDGDHLFVRQTAVTELLGAALVEELPLAPAP; encoded by the coding sequence GTGAGCGCGACGAGCGGATACCTGGCCGTCCAGCCGCGCCCGGCGGCGTCGCTCCGGCTGTTCTGCTTCCACCACGCCGGCGCCGGGGCCTCCTGCTACGCCCGGTGGGGCCAGCGGCTGGGGCTGGACGTCAGTGTCGTCCCGGTCCGCCTGCCCGGCCGCGAGGTCCGGCTGCGGGAGCCCCGGCACACCAGCGGCGAGCGGCTGCTGCGCGATCTGGAGCAGCACCTCGGCCCGCTGCTGGACGAGCCGTACGCGTTCTACGGCCACAGCCTCGGCGCGCTGGTGGCGTACTCCTTCGCGCTGCGGCACGCCGGGAACGGCGGCAGGGCGCCGGAGCTGGTCGCGGTCGGCGCCTGCTCCGCCCCGCACCTGGGGATGCCGCTGCTGGAGGACTCCGAGATGTCCGACGCCGAGCTGCTCGCGGTGCTGCACGAGACCGGCGGCATCGCGGAGCAGATGCTGCAGCGTCCGGCCTGGCTGCAGCTGACGATCGACATCATGCGCGACGACCTGCTGCTGGCCCGGAGCCTGCGGGCGGCGGCCGGGGAGCAACTGCCGTGCCCGCTGCTGGCGGTGGCCGGCCGGGACGACCTGCTGGTCTCGCCGGACGCGGTGCGGGCCTGGAACTCCTACACCCGTGCGGGATTCCGGATGCGGACGCTCGACGGCGACCACCTCTTCGTCCGCCAGACGGCGGTGACGGAGCTGCTCGGCGCCGCGCTGGTCGAGGAACTGCCGCTGGCCCCCGCACCCTGA
- a CDS encoding AfsR/SARP family transcriptional regulator — MEINVLGPLTASEAGVSIVPSATKPRQILALLALNANQALTVSGLMDELWGPVLPRSAPATLQTYILQLRRKLDGALGASVRGAKDVLVTRNCGYLLAVDPTVVDAWEFERLTAEGHAAYAAGDPQAASRLLSEALALWRGPALVDLQQGRLLEMEVTRLQESWIAALECRLDADLRLRRHHEVLGELAGLTVQYPLREKLHAQFMLALYRCGRSARALEAFRRLRAGFIDELGLEPSVRMQQLHRAILSADPSLNRADLMAGARGPA; from the coding sequence GTGGAGATCAATGTACTGGGCCCGCTGACCGCATCCGAGGCAGGCGTCTCCATCGTCCCGAGCGCGACCAAGCCCCGCCAGATCCTGGCGCTGCTCGCGCTGAACGCCAATCAGGCCCTGACCGTCTCCGGGCTGATGGACGAACTCTGGGGGCCGGTGCTGCCCCGCAGCGCACCGGCGACGCTGCAGACCTACATCCTGCAACTGCGCCGCAAGCTGGACGGGGCGCTCGGCGCCTCGGTGCGCGGTGCGAAGGACGTACTGGTGACCCGCAACTGCGGCTATCTGCTGGCGGTCGACCCGACCGTCGTCGACGCCTGGGAGTTCGAGCGGCTCACCGCCGAGGGCCATGCCGCGTACGCGGCGGGCGACCCGCAGGCCGCGTCCCGGCTGCTGTCCGAGGCGTTGGCGCTGTGGCGCGGCCCGGCCCTGGTCGACCTCCAGCAGGGCCGACTGCTGGAGATGGAGGTGACCCGGCTCCAGGAGAGCTGGATCGCGGCGCTGGAGTGCCGCCTGGACGCGGACCTGAGGCTGCGCCGCCACCATGAGGTGCTCGGCGAGCTGGCCGGTCTGACCGTCCAGTACCCGCTGCGGGAGAAGCTGCACGCCCAGTTCATGCTGGCGCTCTACCGCTGCGGCCGGTCGGCCCGGGCGCTGGAGGCGTTCCGGCGGCTGCGGGCCGGATTCATCGACGAGCTGGGCCTGGAGCCCTCGGTGCGGATGCAGCAGCTGCACCGGGCCATCCTCAGCGCGGACCCGTCGCTGAACCGGGCGGACCTGATGGCGGGCGCGCGCGGACCTGCCTGA
- a CDS encoding DUF1206 domain-containing protein — protein sequence MASSHVHRRDSRARAGSSSFRRPGEKSALRAAGRAGFAARGVVYVLIGFLALEIAFGSGGAEADRQGALHQVAAQPFGLAMLWILVVGFACMTLWRASLAVMGEAGRKKTGSRVLSAGRAVFYASVCWGTATYAAGSGSQSGGDAKSQDWTASALKLPGGQVLVAIAGVVLIGVGTGIAVNAVRRTFLKKLDTAAMSARTRKVVTTLGLGGNAARGSVFTGAGVFIVIAAIDFDPHQAKGMDATLRSFAHTPVGPWLLVLVAVGLVWFGAFSFASARWRKL from the coding sequence GTGGCGTCATCACATGTGCACAGAAGAGACAGCAGGGCCCGCGCCGGTTCTTCGTCGTTCCGCCGCCCCGGCGAGAAGAGTGCGCTGCGCGCCGCCGGCCGTGCGGGCTTCGCAGCGCGAGGCGTGGTCTACGTCCTGATCGGATTCCTGGCTCTGGAGATCGCCTTCGGCAGCGGCGGAGCGGAGGCGGACCGCCAGGGGGCGTTGCACCAGGTGGCCGCCCAGCCCTTCGGCCTGGCGATGCTGTGGATCCTGGTGGTCGGATTCGCCTGCATGACCCTGTGGCGCGCCTCCCTGGCGGTCATGGGGGAGGCCGGCCGGAAGAAGACCGGCAGCCGGGTGCTGAGTGCCGGACGCGCGGTTTTCTACGCCTCGGTGTGCTGGGGGACGGCAACCTACGCGGCTGGCAGCGGAAGCCAGTCGGGCGGCGATGCCAAATCCCAGGACTGGACCGCCTCTGCGCTCAAACTCCCGGGCGGGCAGGTCCTGGTGGCGATCGCCGGTGTCGTCCTGATAGGAGTCGGCACAGGCATCGCGGTCAACGCGGTCCGGCGCACGTTCCTCAAGAAGCTGGACACCGCCGCAATGAGCGCACGCACCCGCAAGGTGGTGACCACACTCGGCCTGGGCGGCAACGCGGCACGGGGCAGCGTCTTCACCGGTGCCGGGGTCTTCATCGTGATCGCCGCCATCGACTTCGATCCGCACCAGGCCAAGGGGATGGACGCCACCCTGCGATCGTTCGCCCATACCCCGGTCGGCCCCTGGCTGCTGGTCCTCGTCGCTGTCGGCCTGGTCTGGTTCGGGGCCTTCTCGTTCGCCTCCGCCCGCTGGCGCAAGCTCTGA